One segment of Agromyces albus DNA contains the following:
- a CDS encoding alpha-amylase family glycosyl hydrolase has protein sequence MNHTSDQHPWFRSARRSRNSPYRDFYVWRDRPPRKQQQVVFPGEEDSVWEYDERTDQYYLHSFYRHQPDLNVANPEVRDEIAQTMGLWLELGVAGFRVDAVPFLIQPPDGSEVGDPHEFLRDLRRFLQRRSSEAILLGEVNLPYEGQVEFFGHVDAPAELTMQFDFPAMQRAYLSLVREDATPLAEMLASRPEVRIEAQWANFVRNHDELTLDQLSEEERQEVFDALAPEEWMRVYGRGIARRLPPMLDGDPRRVAMMYSLMFSLPGTPVLFYGEEIGMGENRERGGRLTVRTPMQWSDEANGGFSRAPKSKLVAQPPNDGYAPEHVNVEAQMHDTDSLLALIRSFAHRYRSSPEIGWGTLEILEHAERAVLAHRLTTELGSFVALHNFAPRAVTVQLTLGAVAEQARLSDLFAVTVVPIHENGRTEVELGAYGYRWFRIVDSSDRRLT, from the coding sequence TCGCCGTACCGTGACTTCTACGTGTGGCGCGACCGGCCGCCCAGGAAGCAGCAGCAGGTGGTGTTCCCCGGCGAGGAGGACAGCGTCTGGGAGTACGACGAGCGCACCGATCAGTACTATCTGCACAGCTTCTACCGGCACCAACCCGACCTCAACGTCGCCAACCCCGAGGTGCGCGACGAGATCGCCCAGACGATGGGATTGTGGCTGGAGCTCGGCGTGGCCGGGTTCCGGGTCGACGCGGTGCCCTTCCTCATCCAGCCGCCCGACGGCAGCGAGGTCGGTGATCCCCACGAGTTCCTGCGGGACCTCCGTCGCTTCCTGCAGCGCCGCTCGAGCGAGGCCATCCTCCTCGGCGAGGTGAACCTGCCCTACGAGGGGCAGGTCGAGTTCTTCGGTCACGTCGATGCCCCGGCCGAGCTCACGATGCAGTTCGACTTCCCCGCGATGCAGCGCGCCTACCTGTCGCTCGTGCGTGAGGACGCCACGCCGCTCGCCGAGATGCTCGCATCGCGGCCGGAGGTGCGGATCGAGGCGCAGTGGGCGAACTTCGTGCGCAATCACGACGAACTCACCCTCGATCAGCTGAGCGAAGAGGAGCGGCAGGAGGTGTTCGACGCACTCGCTCCCGAGGAGTGGATGCGCGTCTACGGGCGCGGGATCGCCCGCCGGCTTCCGCCGATGCTCGACGGTGATCCGCGACGCGTCGCGATGATGTACAGCCTCATGTTCTCGCTGCCGGGCACGCCGGTGCTGTTCTACGGCGAGGAGATCGGCATGGGCGAGAACCGGGAACGGGGCGGCAGACTGACGGTGCGCACGCCCATGCAGTGGTCGGACGAAGCGAACGGCGGCTTCTCCCGGGCTCCCAAGAGCAAGCTCGTGGCACAACCGCCGAACGACGGCTACGCACCGGAACACGTGAATGTCGAGGCGCAGATGCACGACACCGACTCGCTCCTCGCCCTGATCAGGTCGTTCGCGCACCGGTACCGCAGTTCACCCGAGATCGGCTGGGGAACCCTCGAGATCCTGGAGCACGCCGAGCGGGCGGTACTGGCGCACCGACTGACCACGGAGCTGGGAAGCTTCGTCGCGCTCCACAACTTCGCGCCCCGTGCGGTGACGGTGCAGCTCACGCTGGGAGCGGTCGCCGAGCAAGCCCGACTCTCGGATCTCTTCGCCGTGACCGTCGTGCCGATCCACGAGAATGGGCGCACCGAGGTCGAGCTCGGGGCATACGGCTACCGCTGGTTCCGCATCGTCGACTCGTCAGACCGCCGGCTGACGTGA